Proteins encoded by one window of Crocosphaera sp. UHCC 0190:
- a CDS encoding alpha/beta hydrolase, producing MLNIPGVSQHSVTTSLGKMVYYTADGVPWLSRSESSPSSPTLVFLHGFGGGSSAYEWSKVYPAFASAYRILAPDLIGWGESSHLERNYHIDDYLTTITEFLEKTCDQPVTVIASSLTAALTIRVAIARPELFKSLILTTPAGLSDFGSDYRRSFFAQLVSTPILDRFIYDFGVANELGIRNFLEQRQFACPERVYPEIVSAYLASAQKPLAEYSALSFVRGDLCFDLSQYIEQLTVPTAIIWGQKSQFTGPDIGRRLAQMNPTAIKAFLVIEEVGLTPQLELPAVTIGLIRRFLNSELA from the coding sequence ATGTTAAATATCCCTGGAGTAAGCCAGCATTCTGTGACCACCAGCCTTGGAAAGATGGTATATTACACCGCCGATGGTGTTCCTTGGCTCTCAAGGTCAGAAAGTTCACCAAGCAGCCCCACCTTAGTCTTCCTACATGGTTTTGGGGGAGGTTCCTCCGCCTACGAATGGTCTAAAGTTTATCCGGCTTTTGCCAGCGCATATCGTATTTTGGCACCCGATTTGATTGGATGGGGAGAATCGTCACACCTGGAGCGAAACTACCACATTGATGATTATTTAACCACGATTACCGAATTTTTAGAAAAGACTTGCGACCAACCAGTAACAGTGATTGCTTCATCTTTGACCGCCGCTTTGACGATTCGAGTGGCCATCGCTCGCCCTGAACTATTCAAGTCCTTGATTTTGACGACTCCGGCAGGGCTTTCTGATTTTGGCTCAGACTACAGGCGCAGCTTTTTTGCTCAATTGGTCAGTACCCCTATTCTAGATCGCTTTATCTATGATTTTGGGGTGGCCAACGAGTTGGGAATTCGTAACTTTTTGGAACAGCGTCAGTTTGCTTGCCCTGAGCGAGTTTATCCCGAAATCGTATCGGCTTATTTGGCATCGGCTCAAAAACCCTTGGCTGAATATAGTGCGCTTTCTTTTGTGCGAGGGGATTTATGCTTTGACCTCTCCCAATATATCGAACAACTGACTGTTCCGACTGCCATTATTTGGGGACAAAAATCTCAGTTTACTGGCCCTGACATTGGACGACGATTAGCACAAATGAATCCAACAGCTATTAAAGCTTTTCTAGTAATAGAAGAAGTTGGTCTTACCCCGCAACTGGAACTACCTGCGGTCACTATCGGTTTGATTCGTCGATTTTTAAACTCAGAACTTGCCTAA